The Populus alba chromosome 6, ASM523922v2, whole genome shotgun sequence genomic interval AATGCCCGTAACGAGTTTAAATatagaaaaggaagagattACAGAAAACGTTGAAGTTATCACATGCATACCACATCATAAGCCATATTCAACCGACGCCTTTCATCCAGCACCTCTCTTGCACCTGACTTGCGCAAAAGCCTATACAAGCTACCCCTGCAgtgcaaacaaaaatatttagttgGTTCAACTTCAACAGCGATAAGATTTACATTCAAATAAGTGAAGCAGACAACAGTTTTACTCTATAGAGACCACGTTATACAAGAAATAGGAGGGGGGTTTCTAAGAAATAACAGaaccttgataaatattctGTCACTATGGATAAGTTTGGCGGTTGAGTAACTGCACCCATAAAAAGAACAATATTTGGATGCCGCAAGCGTTTCATTATTGCAACCTGAACAAAAGATATGAAGCTTCGCATATCAAACACAAacgaagaaatagaaaaaaaaaattcttgagcTTAGCGCACATCACAATCAATTCTAGATAAAACACACCTCCCTCAGAAATTCCTTAAAGTGTTCAGCATGAAAGTCTTGCTCCATGAGAATTTTCACAGCAACATCCTGCAATTACCACATATATTCAAAATTTCGTGCAATTGATTGGATCAgaatattagtttaaaatagACCTCAAGAAAATTCAATCAATGGAGAAGgcaaacaatatttaaatatccaGTAAAAaatgactatatatataaatgtgcaTCCTTCTATTTTCAAATGCAAGAATGACAGTAATGCAGCAAGAAATGAGtacagataaaaaagaaaaattggaaCAAGATAAAGGACAGGCTTTTCTTGGCaatataaaaatgcaaaaatactGGGTGATAAAAAATACATCCTAGGTATGTTGATTGCAGTCCCAGCAAGAACTTGAGGGCTGCAATATTGCTTGAACATAACACCATAGCTGCGCCCCATAGAACTATATGATCAGGTGAATGTTATAGTCCTTTGGATGCTATGTTGAGATACAAGGcaagcaaataataaaatttaactcgttttcctttttcatttggATTTTATCGAAATTAAGCATTGTCCCATATAGCTTAAGTTTCCATATTCCTTCAGATTCCATCAAGTGGTCAGGCAAATAACCATTCTTAAAATCTCCAcgccaaataaatataaacatatcCTACACTAACCTATCATGGATTGTGATCAACATTCAGAAACCAGAGAAGAAATCAGAACACAAAACATGTCTTCACCATTTCTATCGTGATGCAACTGCATACACAAATATGAAAAGCTTACCGAGCCATGCCAATCAGCACGATGGACAGTTCCAAAAGAACCTGAAAATACACCCATTCACAAAATAAGTGCAGTCTCCCCAAGAAAATTGGGGCCAATAGCATAATGGCATGAGAGAAGCATAGGTGCTATGCTAATATACCatgatcatgttttttttctttccaagtcTATCAAGAAAAGTACCTGCTCCAATTCTCTCTTTTAAAACAAGATCATTCCATGGAATATCCGAATCCTCCGTATCAAGTGAAAGTTCTTTACTTGTTTTACCAGAAAGCAGTTGACTATTTCTATCTTGGCCACTTATCCGACTAACTTTCAGTGGCGGAGGTAACTGAGAAATTTCATTGCTGTTACTTGGGAGTTGCACATGGTTACTTATTTCCAAGTCTGTCCTGTCAGTTTTTTTAGGATACATGGAAAATACAGGAGCTTCACCATCATGAACAGTACCTGCAATTACAGCAGTAAATAGCAATGGAAACTTAGCATTTTCTTCTCTACATGGAAAACTAATGGATGCAAAAGCCCAATTTTACACTTTGGATTCAATAGAAAAGcagaaacatcaaaatcaaattccaGTTTCGCACGggaattcaataattaaacacatACTACTAGCAGAGGGGGAAATATTAGCAAAGTTTAGTAAATTTGATGGTCAGACATCACATATGGGTAATTAAAGAAATCAAACGAATAGTATATGATTGTACTTGGATTGGAttggaaaaaaacagaaaaagacaAGAACTAATGGCAATACTATGGAAATATAAAATGCACACAAACCACATCAACATGACCTGTTTATTATGCTCATATGACAAGCACATGGTTAGCAGATGAATCCAGTGATCCCTTAAGAGTAACTAGCAAGGTTGCTCTTCTACTCAAAGCATGAACAACTTTATTTTGAACCCCAACCTTATACACAATTCCTTAAGAGTAACTAGCAAGGTTGCTTTTCTACTCAAAGCATTAACAACTTTATTATGCTCATATGACAAGCACATGGTTTGCAGATGAATCCAATGATCCCTTAAGAGTAACTAGCAAGGTTGCTCTTCTACTCAAAGCATTAACAACTTTATTTTGAACCCCAACCTTATACACAATTCTAATTAGAAACCGTTGGAGGTAAGTAGCCCATCTTGCATACATGTCATTACTTATTCTTCTCTGATTATGTAAAAATCCCAACGCCTCATGGTCAGAATACAACATAAACTCTTTATCAATCAAATAATGCTCTCACTTCATAAGAGTTCCAAAAATAGCATAGAACTCTTTGTTGTATGTGGACTAATTTAACCTAGCATCACTAAACTTCTCACCTAAAAATGTCATGGGTCTCTTCTTTTAGGATAGAACTCCACCAATCTCAACACCACAAGCATTACATTCTACCTCAAACACTTTGTCAAAATTTGGAGGTGCTAAAACCTAAGCATTGCttagtttttctttgattaaagCAAAGTCCTTTTTTGCCTCTTCTCCCCCAAtcaaatttccttttcttcatgCAATCAGTAATGGGTCTCATAATATTACTGAAATCTCAAACAAATCACCAATAAAAAGTAGTTAACTCATGGAAACTACGaacctcattatttttttttaagggttggCCTGGACCTTCTCATCATTAACATGTATATCATCTGTACTAACAATAAAGCCTAAAAACAGTGCTTATCAGTCATAAAACTACACCTCTTTATATTCacatataatttgttttctagcAGCACTTAAAGCACCTTCCTCAAGTGTCTCACATGATCAATCTCAGATCtactataaatcaagatatcatcaaaataaacaaccataaactaatttataaaagaacatagaaaaaatatatcaccCTTATAAAAATGCTTGGCACAATAGATAGCCCAAAAGGCATAACCAACCACTCATGCAATCCCTCTTTTGTCTTGAAAGTTGTATTTCACTCATCACCTGGCCGAATCCGAATTTGATAGTACTTGCTCCTCAAGTCAATCTTCGTAAAGATTGAAGCCTTGTGTATCTGATCAAGCATGTCATCTAACCGAGGATTGGAAACTTGTATCCCACGGTTATTTGTTGATGGCGCAATTGTCCACACAAATGCCAATTGTCATCCTTCTTTGGAGTCAACAATTCTGAAAATGCATAAGAACTTATTCTCTTGAATCTAACCATTTCTCAACAGCTCTTCTACCTTCTTTAATAACTCACCCTCTTTAGGGCTCATTCAGTAATGTGGTAGACGTAAAGGCTAACTCCCAGCACCAAATCAATATGATGTTGAATGTCTCTCATTGATGGCAACCCATCTGGCAATTCATCAGATAGAATCTCCTTAAAATCGACAAATAAAGGCTTGATTGTTTCAGGAATGTTtgtacttttcttttttgcatgtTCATCCACTAATGTCTTCACAACCAATGCATGAATTTGCCCAATTTCCCATGCCCCTACTTGCCTCTCAAGTCCTGAACTAGTTATGGTAAAAAAGTCTTCCCCTCTACTTTAAAAGCTTTAGGGTTGGATTATCCCTTCAAAGACACAAGAGTATAACTCGCACCattctttctaattttatacaaattatACCTACCTAGGTGTTTAGCATCCACAATTCCACATCATATTGTCAAGGCCTaccaaaaatcaaaaaacaagcaTCCATATTTACCTCATCACAATACATTTCATCCCTATACTTCCCAATGGAAAAAGGTACTCTACATCATTGGTTGACCTTTATCTCTCTCACTAACTTAATTCATCCAATCTTGTAAGGTTTAAGATGAGGTTCTTGTGGTAATTTCAATTTATCAACAATATATTTACCGATAATATTTTCACAGCTTTCATTATAGATAATTACGtcaaacaagttttttatttatagtgcaACGGTTATGAAATACCTTGTTTTGTTGTAACAACCTTTAGTGTTAGCAGCATCTTTCTAGCCACATAGGTTTGTCTCTCATCATCATCCTTGTaaaaatcttcttcatcatACCCATCAAGTTCACACAGCTCGCCCTTATCATTGGAGGGTTCTAGCTCATACTACCCTTTAATTAGATTGACTCATTTCTGTCTCCTAAAATCACTAGAACGGTGTCTTGGTTCTCCACATTTAAAGCATTTAGCTATCATTGGCATGGCATAGGGGttattcaatttgtttgtttCAACTTGTTCATTATCTCTTTAGAGTTGACCTGCCGCCTTCCCCTTATTAGTAGGACCGAATCTACTTATCTCATTATATGGTCTCCTAGAAGGATTAGACCTGTCAAATCTTTTACTACTACCAGACTTCTCTTTCATTAGCATCCCAGCCTTTAACGTCATATTACTTACCTTTAAGAGCGTAAATATCCATACTCTGATCTTGTCTTGGATTGTTACTTTAAATCTTTGATAAACCTTGCAAACTGCTGATTCTCTATCTCTTGGAGTTTGTTATGTTCTGCCAACCTTTGAAATTCAACGGTATACCCATTGACAAATTTATTATCTTGTGAACAACCCTAGTATcactaaaacaaatattgtttatagtTGGGAGAGAGGAATCTCTCATGCAATAATCGCCTCATGTACATCCATGACATTATAGGTTGTCTCCCTTCTCCTAACCATGTATCTGTTTGACATTTCCAACAGAAAGAAGCTCCACCCTTCAGGTTATATCCGACCAATTTCACCATCTTCTCTTTTAGGAAACCTAAGTACTCTTTAACCCTATCACATTCAGCGATCTAACCAAGGAATTCTTCCATGTCCAAATCTCTATAGAATGTTGTAATTTCTATCTTGATGCGAAAATCATGTGTTTGTTATGGTGGTCTATCTCATCAAATTCGTCTCCGCCAATACCATCCACATGGACAATTGGTTTTCTAGGTGGAATTTCAAGAATAGGTCTGGGGTTAGGCCTGCCCTAAGGTAAGTCTTCATGCAAGTTCCTCTCTTATATACGATTCTTATTTGCATTACCCATTAACCGAGTTAGATCTACCATGGCTTGCTCCAAATGATCACACACCCCAGAGGGCCTCCACTCATGCATTGCCTAGTGGGTTGTTATCGTCTCCATCCATCAAAGAGGACAACCTACTCTGACACCAATTGACGAGGCAAATAGCTGGATAGAAACTAGAGTTCTCAAGCTCTAAGGTTATAGACCTAACACTATAGAGGAATAtagaaaatctttgatattttattaaaagtttaaatagtTTGAATCTCAAAATAAACTAGATATACCTAtttatattaatcttaaaatcctttatagaaaataattcataattaaaacttaccaaattaataaatacatcTGGCATTAGGATTCTTcaataataaagattaattaaattataagtctTAAGCTAAGtagtaaacaaataattaaaacccaaaattaactaggaaaataattaaaacaacttgAAGCATCATATAAGAAGCTTCTGAGTTTCTTCATGAACTTCTTTTCAGAACCAGTCTTGTCTATCTGCTTCACAAATGTAGTTGCAACAATTTCcacaaagctaaaaaaataaaactcttgaattgTAAAGCAATGAGCATATGAACGTATGTCAGAATGTCTACAGTAAAGTAGGTCATCAAAAGGTAATCCATCCAAtacatttaagtattttaatgaACAAATAATTGCACAGTTCTTTGGTTTGATAAGTACAAGTATTCTGCCAaagaaattattagatgaaCATGTTCACAACTAGGGACCAATCAATTGTGGAAGGATATATCATCTTATTTGACAACATCATCtactttaaaataaacaaacaataactatggctttaaaataaaagaaagattttttttatttaaaggaaagataaaaatgatcatGTCCTCACATAGCTGGTTGGTTCATGGTCTCACTTGTGAACTAGGTACAATTAATAATTTCTCCATTggtaggggaaaaaaaactttacaagGGTTTTTATGCATTTGAATTGCCTCATGCATGGACATAATGCTCTGAAGCAAATCTATCAAAGAATACCAAgttttagcaacaaaaaaaaaattagcaataacaaaatataagaaTCTAAGTAGCGAATTCTTATAAAACGATCGCTTTGGGCAATTAATTAAAGCTTGCAATGAAAGGCATATGACATGAGAAATTGGCAAAAACATATGACACCCTCGTCAATGCAAGCAGATAATAAAAATTGCATGTTgaagctaaataaataaatccagaGACAGGTCGAAGAAATATGGACTTGCGTAGCTTATACagcttctttttaaaatatttacctGATGAAACATTATCAAATACAAGATTAAGTGATTGGCAGTCCAAGAAATATTGTTTGGCCAATTGCCTGAAATCAACGGTACTTTCAGTTGTTTTGATTCGAGGAAAGCGCAATGGTGAAGAAATTGAGATGGAAGAAGGACCGTTGAGCAAGGAATCAGGCTCGCATAAAAAACCAGGCCTCCCAACTAAGTCAACTAGATACTCCCTGAAATGAATTAAACATACTTTGTCAGATGTTGCTTGCAACTTGCAGTTGTAAGTACGAAACATGCAGTTGCCAGAGTCCTAGACTGCCAAAAAGATCATGATTGCATCATTAAAAGAACGATCCAATTGATGCACCTAAAGGAAGAGAGAAGGAGAACCAAAAAAACCCAGAGCAATCAACTGGCAATTTAgtatttattgatataaaaaattttgtttaccTTTACACAAGATATTGATTACATTGAATTTGTATGCAGTGTTTCTACTTTGTTAATCTTAAAATGAATTTCTCTAGTGTTCTTAACATGTAATAAGGAATGAGCAGTTGAATAGATCCTAGAAAAAGGGAGGTTGTGTTCACAAGAATGCAAAGGAAAAATCTACAGTGATGAGAGAATGACAATAACTCATAATTAACCAGGATTAATTTAGCTTTCCATTTAAACCAACTGACTAAGTTGGATAAATTGTTGAAATGGAATACATCATAAGAAAAAGACACCACAATCtggcaaaaaggaaaaaataataacctgTCAAGCCCAAACCGAACAAGACAGGAGGAACCATCATCCCTTTTACAATATTTGCAGCCCTTTGCAATTCGACATGGTAAATCAATGGTGTCAGCTAACACCTACACAAATCATACAAGTTTCTGTCAATCCCTTTCTGCtaccaagaaaaaattacaaaaaatagttCACAATCAGGAATGTTTAGCCAGACTGTTAAGAAACATGCTTCATCATACTTGAGATGAACATTAAAATACAGCAACTCGCATAAAAGTTACAAATAAAAACCTTGTTAACTGTTGaaaccaaaaacagaaatcagtgcatgaaaatatgatagatCTTACCTTGAATAGCAAAGCTCTATGTCTACATAGACCAACGGATAGGCTGCCTATTGGAACCACAATAGATTCTAAGCAATCTTTTAGATCATCACTGCATTCCTTCCAGATGGAAATGAAATCATCTTCTCCACTGCTGGCTGGCCCCCTTGTGATAGCAATAAAAATGTGATCAAcaaagtattatttaaaaagctaCCTCCTAGATTTTTGCACAATTAAAGACTGGAACTCACCCCATCCGGTTGCAAACAAGTTTTGCCAGCTGATCAACTACCTCTTTTGTTGTCATACAGCTACAAGAGATGCCATGGACCCTATTTTGGAGTTCCATTAAGTTCGGATCACTACGTCGATCAATCAAAACCACTTCCATTGAAGAATCAGCATTGGGATCCACAGACTTCAGTGATTCAATTGATGGAATACGACCATTATCTTGCAAATCAGTGCACACAGTCCACACATATGGATCCATTCCTTGAATTAGGTAAAATCCATCGGGAATTTTGTTGAAGTATGATAAGCAACCATTCACCTGATGTGCATTACACTATTAACGAGCATCTTTTCACAGTGAATGCCAATAATCAaggtttattattttgtaatagGAGGAACCAAATAAAAGGTGGAACTATGAATATTTGATCTTTCCCTTTACTAAACTAAAATGAACTAACATGCATGATGTTATTAGGCTAGGATAGATAAAACGATGCCAGAGTTTTGATCCGCCAAAAGCAGAAGCTAGAAGAAACTACTTGGAAGACAGTTAGACAACGGTTGTCTACTCAGCTCCTGCAAGCTTAATGTAAAGTTTGCTTCCATGTCACAAGTTCAATCTAAAGGTACAGATTGAGAAGTATCAGTAGAACTAAATGAAAGCAATTCCATGCAATCATCCACCAAGAGCAACAGGGATGATGAAGAAAGGAATTTGCAGCAGGGCTAATTAAGAGAAAGGAATTTTGATCTAGCTTAACGATGTACAACCACTGAACTTTAAGCTTTTTGTCATGAGCTAGCCAGAAAATGATAAACTTAATCCTTCCCCAAATTACCTCAAACAACACATCTCATCTTCCATTTTATTGGTTCATTTTCATTGCATGATCATTTAGAATGTATTTCAAGCATTATTTATCGACTAAATTAATTTGCCTTCATCTCCCTAGCTATCTAAGAGTTCAACGTTTCTATATCACCCATACATTAGTCTCAACGGGCAATAAAGTAGCATGCATACCCAAAATCGATGAGACAAGGCCTCTGGCGAGTTAGAGGTAGAGGAGCGCAAGGCTGATTCATCCGGAACTGGATCCAAAAAATGAGGATCGTCAGCACAAGTGGCCTCGGACGACAATCTCAAAGCCAAAGCCAGCTGTAACTGATAACTTTCCTCAGTTTGCTGCGCCCAACTCTTCCCTGACGATTCATTATTAGCAGATACATCCACGGGAGGTCTGGCCGCCGCCCTCACAAAATTCCCATCCTCATACCCATACGCCTGATCAATCTCATTTCCTCCTCCCGTTGACAGAGTCGTCGGCGGGTAATACTCTCCCGATAACGAACTCTCTCCGAAACTACTCCCGCTCGATTGCCTTTGTAACCCGATCGCTGCAGAGGATGGATACAAACCAATTCGATTACTGTTTCCTTGCTGTTGATTTGCTATTGCTCTATGATCCGACTCCCAATCCACGAAGCTTCTCTCTTGCTTTATTgttagtttgttgttttttgagtCACCTGAGAGAGACGACTCGTAGTATGCTGCCGCTGCTTGCTGTTGCTCTTCTGCCTGCTGGCTAAGGAGAGTGTAGTTGGATCTTCGACCGGGCATTTCCATggagaaatttttttcttcttttctttagaggttaaaaaaagagtaaaaccGCCATCtttagatagagagagagactgaCTTCAAAGTCTGGTACAGGTGAATTGAACCtgaacttgtttttcttttccctttttttctttttttttttttgctatttttctcTCCCTAGAATTCCATTGTcggagagagaaaggaaagcgGTGCGATTTATTTGGTGGTGTGATCGTAATATGctctgggtttttttattttttatttttcttcttcataggTGAgaagttaattgtttttattagtaTCGTTTAATTTAGGGCAAATCTCATATCAGTCCACCCCATTAACGATTTTCTCAATCGCGTCCCACATTGGGTCCTTTTGTTAAAATAACAGGAGATATCGTTAAATAATGCACATCCTAGTCATGTGCTCTCTCGGGTTTTGCATGTGAAATTACTATACAATTACTTTCAATTTTAGATGCCAAGTCCATTTGATCAAACTGGTAGCTGGGGGATTCAATTGAGAGGCTTTATACAGTTAGAGGACTAGTACGAgggatgggtttttttttttt includes:
- the LOC118048209 gene encoding serine/threonine-protein kinase CTR1 translates to MEMPGRRSNYTLLSQQAEEQQQAAAAYYESSLSGDSKNNKLTIKQERSFVDWESDHRAIANQQQGNSNRIGLYPSSAAIGLQRQSSGSSFGESSLSGEYYPPTTLSTGGGNEIDQAYGYEDGNFVRAAARPPVDVSANNESSGKSWAQQTEESYQLQLALALRLSSEATCADDPHFLDPVPDESALRSSTSNSPEALSHRFWVNGCLSYFNKIPDGFYLIQGMDPYVWTVCTDLQDNGRIPSIESLKSVDPNADSSMEVVLIDRRSDPNLMELQNRVHGISCSCMTTKEVVDQLAKLVCNRMGGPASSGEDDFISIWKECSDDLKDCLESIVVPIGSLSVGLCRHRALLFKVLADTIDLPCRIAKGCKYCKRDDGSSCLVRFGLDREYLVDLVGRPGFLCEPDSLLNGPSSISISSPLRFPRIKTTESTVDFRQLAKQYFLDCQSLNLVFDNVSSGTVHDGEAPVFSMYPKKTDRTDLEISNHVQLPSNSNEISQLPPPLKVSRISGQDRNSQLLSGKTSKELSLDTEDSDIPWNDLVLKERIGAGSFGTVHRADWHGSDVAVKILMEQDFHAEHFKEFLREVAIMKRLRHPNIVLFMGAVTQPPNLSIVTEYLSRGSLYRLLRKSGAREVLDERRRLNMAYDVAKGMNYLHKRNPPIVHRDLKSPNLLVDKKYTVKVCDFGLSRFKANTFLSSKSAAGTPEWMAPEVLRDELSNEKSDVYSFGVILWELATLQQPWSNLNAAQVVAAVGFKGKRLEIPRDLNPHVAALIEACWANEPWKRPSFASIMESLRSLIKPQTPQPGLGGMTLLA